The Vulpes lagopus strain Blue_001 chromosome 6, ASM1834538v1, whole genome shotgun sequence genome has a segment encoding these proteins:
- the DMAC2L gene encoding ATP synthase subunit s, mitochondrial isoform X2 — translation MSARGGGRRAGRRRRGRGARSLPPALVDHERIRDVGPDRAASEWLLRCGAMVRYHGQERWQKDYNNLPTGPLDKYKIQAIDATDSCIMSIGFDHLEGLQHVEKIRLCKCHYIEDNCLERLGKLENLQKSILEMEIISCGNITDKGIMALYHLRNLKYLLLSDLPGVREKENLIQIFKTALPSLELKLDLK, via the exons ATGAGCGCGCGCGGCGGAGGGCGAAGGGCAGGCCGGCGGCGCCGTGGACGCGGGGCGCGCTCGCTTCCTCCTGCGCT AGTGGATCACGAACGCATCCGGGATGTGGGACCCGACCGGGCAGCATCTGAGTGGCTGTTGCGCTGCGGCGCCATGGTGCGCTACCACGGCCAGGAGCGGTGGCAGAAGGACTACAACAACCTCCCCACGGGACCTCTGGACAAATACAAGATTCAGGCAATTGATGCCACAGACTCTTGTATCATGAGCATTGGATTTGATCATTTGG AGGGCCTACAGCATGTTGAAAAAATAAGACTATGCAAGTGTCATTATATTGAGGATAACTGTTTGGAGAGACTTGGTAAActtgaaaatttacaaaaaagcatattggaaatggaaataatttcatgTGGGAATATCACAGACAAAGGCATCATGGCTTTATATCACTTAAG AAACCTCAAGTATTTGTTGTTAAGTGATCTTCCTggagtaagagaaaaagaaaaccttatccAAATCTTTAAGACAGCACTGCCTTCTTTGGAACTAAAATTAGACttgaagtaa
- the DMAC2L gene encoding ATP synthase subunit s, mitochondrial isoform X1, giving the protein MMLFGKISQQLCGLKKLPWSCDCRNFWGWLNAVFNKVDHERIRDVGPDRAASEWLLRCGAMVRYHGQERWQKDYNNLPTGPLDKYKIQAIDATDSCIMSIGFDHLEGLQHVEKIRLCKCHYIEDNCLERLGKLENLQKSILEMEIISCGNITDKGIMALYHLRNLKYLLLSDLPGVREKENLIQIFKTALPSLELKLDLK; this is encoded by the exons ATGATGCTGTTTGGAAAAATTTCCCAGCAGTTGTGTGGCTTAAAGAAACTCCCATGGTCATGTGACTGCAGAAACTTCTGGGGCTGGTTGAATGCAGTGTTTAATAA AGTGGATCACGAACGCATCCGGGATGTGGGACCCGACCGGGCAGCATCTGAGTGGCTGTTGCGCTGCGGCGCCATGGTGCGCTACCACGGCCAGGAGCGGTGGCAGAAGGACTACAACAACCTCCCCACGGGACCTCTGGACAAATACAAGATTCAGGCAATTGATGCCACAGACTCTTGTATCATGAGCATTGGATTTGATCATTTGG AGGGCCTACAGCATGTTGAAAAAATAAGACTATGCAAGTGTCATTATATTGAGGATAACTGTTTGGAGAGACTTGGTAAActtgaaaatttacaaaaaagcatattggaaatggaaataatttcatgTGGGAATATCACAGACAAAGGCATCATGGCTTTATATCACTTAAG AAACCTCAAGTATTTGTTGTTAAGTGATCTTCCTggagtaagagaaaaagaaaaccttatccAAATCTTTAAGACAGCACTGCCTTCTTTGGAACTAAAATTAGACttgaagtaa